In Zobellia roscoffensis, the following are encoded in one genomic region:
- a CDS encoding sensor histidine kinase — MNFNSKNRTTNLTLLIASFGFVSLILWNTNSFFKQFKEEERLKMEIWATAQSEFQQSSEDMDLGNLHLKVFQNNTSTPMILVNKDGSVKTNNMDKEKVSDSVYVQNQILKFQNENTPISIDQQGTHLATLYYGNSEVLNKLKYYPIALLLIIFLFAAVIFFFFKTNKASEQNKLWAGMAKETAHQIGTPLSSLLGWNELLKTENINPEITKEIAKDISRLETITERFSKIGSLPKLDTHDIVKETKDAYEYLKLRSSKLIEFSFASDAEELPVLLNHSLYNWTIENLVKNGIDAMKGKGSIHIEIISEGKQVHIQVSDTGHGIPKSDFQAIFNPGVTSKKRGWGLGLSLVKRIVEEYHKGKIKVLSSNKQGTVMQLTLKTLS; from the coding sequence ATGAATTTTAATTCCAAAAACAGGACCACCAACCTTACTTTACTCATTGCTTCGTTTGGTTTTGTGAGCCTTATTTTATGGAATACAAATAGTTTTTTCAAGCAATTTAAAGAAGAAGAGCGCCTAAAAATGGAAATTTGGGCAACCGCTCAATCAGAATTTCAGCAGTCTTCAGAAGATATGGATTTAGGAAACCTTCACCTTAAGGTTTTTCAGAACAACACCTCTACCCCAATGATTTTAGTAAATAAAGACGGGTCCGTGAAGACCAATAACATGGATAAAGAGAAGGTTTCAGATTCGGTCTATGTGCAAAATCAGATATTGAAATTTCAAAATGAGAATACTCCCATTTCAATTGACCAGCAAGGCACACATTTGGCCACCCTGTACTACGGTAATTCTGAAGTTCTGAACAAACTTAAATACTACCCCATCGCCCTTCTTCTAATTATATTTCTGTTTGCTGCGGTCATTTTCTTCTTCTTTAAGACGAACAAAGCATCTGAACAAAATAAATTATGGGCCGGTATGGCCAAAGAAACAGCACACCAAATTGGTACGCCACTCTCTTCTTTATTGGGCTGGAACGAGCTTTTGAAAACCGAAAACATCAACCCAGAAATCACAAAAGAAATAGCCAAAGATATTTCCCGGCTCGAAACCATTACCGAGCGGTTTTCTAAAATTGGGTCGTTACCCAAATTGGATACCCATGATATTGTTAAAGAAACAAAAGATGCCTACGAATATCTTAAATTGCGAAGTTCTAAACTTATTGAGTTTTCTTTTGCGTCTGATGCCGAAGAACTTCCTGTACTGTTAAACCATTCTTTGTATAATTGGACGATAGAGAATCTTGTAAAAAACGGTATTGATGCCATGAAAGGCAAAGGGAGCATTCATATCGAAATCATTAGTGAAGGAAAACAGGTACACATTCAGGTTTCGGATACGGGTCACGGAATTCCTAAAAGCGACTTTCAAGCCATCTTTAACCCCGGGGTGACCAGCAAAAAAAGAGGATGGGGATTAGGCTTGTCTTTAGTGAAAAGAATAGTTGAAGAGTACCATAAGGGGAAAATAAAAGTACTTTCGTCGAATAAACAGGGTACAGTTATGCAGCTTACATTAAAGACACTAAGTTAG
- a CDS encoding HIT family protein, producing MASIFTKIINGEIPCYKIAEDDNYFAFLDINPNAKGHTLCIPKQEVDKIMDLDEDSYMGLMAFSRKIGKAIEASIDCKRVGMTVIGLEVPHVHVHMIPLTTMQNATFQNKVSLTEEEFKETAAKIKAALQ from the coding sequence ATGGCCTCTATTTTTACGAAAATTATTAATGGTGAAATTCCCTGTTATAAAATAGCGGAAGACGATAACTATTTTGCTTTTTTAGATATCAACCCCAATGCAAAGGGGCATACCCTATGCATACCAAAACAGGAGGTAGATAAGATTATGGATCTAGATGAAGATTCGTATATGGGGCTTATGGCATTTTCGCGTAAAATAGGCAAGGCTATAGAAGCATCTATAGATTGTAAAAGAGTTGGGATGACCGTTATTGGGTTAGAAGTGCCCCATGTTCATGTACACATGATACCGCTTACTACAATGCAAAATGCTACGTTTCAGAATAAGGTTTCATTAACCGAAGAAGAGTTTAAAGAAACAGCTGCTAAGATTAAAGCTGCATTACAATAG
- the greA gene encoding transcription elongation factor GreA: protein MSNISYYTKEGLQKLREELNQLKDIERPKASQAIGEARDKGDLSENAEYDAAKEAQGLLELKISKMEETLSNARLIDESQLDTSKALVLSTVKLKNQTNGMEMKYTLVAESEADLKNGKISVNSPIGRGLLGKKVGEIAEITVPNGTLKFDILEITRS from the coding sequence ATGAGTAACATATCTTACTATACAAAAGAAGGTCTTCAAAAATTGAGAGAAGAGCTTAACCAATTAAAGGATATTGAGCGTCCAAAAGCTTCCCAGGCTATAGGAGAAGCACGTGATAAAGGAGATTTGTCTGAAAATGCCGAATATGATGCAGCCAAAGAGGCCCAAGGTCTATTAGAACTTAAAATTTCTAAGATGGAGGAGACCCTTTCAAACGCTCGTCTTATAGATGAATCACAATTAGATACCTCTAAAGCTTTGGTGTTGTCTACTGTAAAGTTGAAAAACCAAACCAACGGAATGGAAATGAAATATACATTGGTTGCTGAAAGTGAGGCTGATTTAAAAAACGGCAAAATATCTGTTAATTCACCTATTGGTAGAGGGTTACTTGGTAAGAAAGTAGGTGAAATTGCCGAAATAACTGTGCCAAATGGTACTTTGAAATTTGATATTTTAGAGATTACAAGATCTTAA
- a CDS encoding Rieske (2Fe-2S) protein — protein MKYFLGTVLIIFMFSCSNDGAIRNPYLQELGFRFDMNLNLPLYSGLTNLGSVVYIDNAGIGNRGVYVIKSGFDQLRAFEASCPNHIPNECSTMTLEGQNVTCSCEDYEYSLFTGQLLNRPDDGNRYYDMLEYRATQSGNVVIISN, from the coding sequence ATGAAGTATTTTTTAGGCACCGTTCTTATCATATTCATGTTTTCATGTAGTAATGACGGCGCAATCCGCAATCCATACTTGCAAGAATTAGGATTTCGGTTTGACATGAACCTGAACTTACCATTATACAGTGGGCTTACCAATCTTGGTAGTGTTGTTTATATAGACAATGCAGGTATAGGTAACAGAGGTGTGTACGTTATTAAATCCGGCTTTGACCAACTCCGCGCCTTTGAAGCTTCTTGCCCAAACCATATTCCCAATGAATGTTCAACAATGACCTTAGAAGGGCAAAACGTTACCTGTTCCTGTGAGGATTATGAATACAGCCTTTTTACGGGTCAATTATTGAACCGCCCAGATGATGGCAACCGCTATTACGACATGTTGGAATACCGAGCTACGCAAAGCGGGAATGTTGTAATTATTAGCAACTAA
- a CDS encoding YqgE/AlgH family protein — protein sequence MKKVPAFGSKLRKNIVAVPEIIDECSGIRVFGQLLKSFLFSTDVAIIRNTNANAIIAVYPFTPQPTISNALILAADKPIFCGVGGGITTGNRSVELAVHADFQGALGVVLNKPAPNDLIRQLKDRIDIPVTITIVSEKDDIKGRIQAGIDVFNVSGAGRTTDIIKRIRDIDDEVAIIATGGKTDETILSAIEAGANAISYTPPSTGELFKTIMDRYRNE from the coding sequence ATGAAAAAAGTACCTGCTTTTGGTAGCAAGCTACGCAAGAATATTGTGGCTGTTCCAGAGATAATTGACGAGTGTTCGGGTATTCGTGTTTTTGGACAATTGTTGAAGTCTTTTCTATTCAGTACGGATGTGGCTATTATTCGCAATACGAATGCCAATGCTATTATTGCAGTTTACCCGTTTACACCACAGCCTACCATTTCCAATGCGTTGATTTTAGCTGCGGACAAGCCTATTTTTTGTGGCGTGGGTGGAGGAATAACAACAGGTAACCGTTCTGTAGAATTGGCGGTCCATGCAGATTTTCAAGGAGCTTTGGGGGTAGTCTTGAACAAACCGGCACCCAATGACCTTATTAGACAATTGAAGGATAGAATAGATATTCCGGTAACCATAACCATAGTTTCCGAAAAAGATGATATTAAAGGAAGAATACAAGCGGGTATTGATGTTTTTAATGTCTCAGGAGCAGGAAGAACAACGGATATCATCAAACGCATACGTGATATTGATGATGAGGTAGCCATTATTGCCACAGGGGGAAAAACAGACGAAACTATTCTGTCTGCCATTGAAGCTGGTGCTAATGCCATATCTTACACGCCACCATCAACAGGAGAGCTATTTAAAACAATAATGGACCGTTATAGAAATGAATAA
- a CDS encoding Gfo/Idh/MocA family protein, with protein sequence MEETAHKTKIRWGILGCGNVTEVKSGPAYQKTEGFEVTAVMRRDEAKAADYAKRHGVAKYYSDAEALINDPEVDAVYIATPPDSHKYYALKVAEAGKPCCIEKPMAPSYEESLEIENAFEDKSLPLFVAYYRRSLPRFLKVKEWLDADKIGEVRHIRWFLSKPANAVDLSGEYNWRTDAKVAPAGYFDDLASHGLDLFAFLLGDFESASGTAVNQQGLYTAKDAITGHWFHENGITGSGTWNFGTQQREDSVEIYGSEGKISFSVFEDADVVLENEMGEKRLFIEHPEHVQQFHVENLKADLLKGQRHPSTGKTALHTSWVMDSILDNL encoded by the coding sequence ATGGAAGAAACAGCGCATAAAACAAAAATTCGGTGGGGCATACTGGGTTGCGGTAACGTAACCGAAGTGAAAAGCGGACCTGCCTATCAAAAGACGGAAGGTTTTGAAGTAACTGCCGTAATGCGTCGAGATGAAGCCAAGGCAGCCGACTATGCTAAAAGGCATGGTGTGGCCAAGTATTACTCAGATGCGGAGGCCCTTATAAATGACCCTGAAGTAGATGCTGTTTATATTGCTACCCCTCCGGATTCCCACAAATATTATGCGTTAAAAGTAGCTGAGGCGGGCAAGCCTTGTTGTATTGAGAAACCCATGGCGCCTAGCTATGAAGAAAGCCTTGAAATTGAAAATGCTTTTGAAGATAAGAGTTTGCCTTTGTTTGTTGCTTATTATCGCCGTTCGTTGCCTCGTTTTTTAAAGGTGAAAGAGTGGCTGGATGCAGATAAAATAGGTGAAGTACGTCACATTCGTTGGTTCTTGAGCAAGCCTGCCAATGCTGTAGATTTGAGCGGTGAGTACAATTGGCGAACCGATGCAAAAGTGGCTCCAGCAGGATATTTTGATGATTTGGCCAGTCATGGCTTAGATCTCTTTGCTTTTTTATTGGGTGATTTTGAAAGCGCTTCCGGTACGGCCGTTAATCAACAAGGACTCTATACGGCAAAAGATGCTATTACTGGGCATTGGTTTCATGAAAACGGAATAACAGGTTCTGGAACATGGAATTTTGGAACCCAACAAAGAGAAGACAGCGTTGAAATTTATGGTAGTGAAGGCAAAATTAGTTTTTCTGTTTTTGAGGATGCCGATGTTGTATTAGAGAATGAAATGGGTGAAAAACGACTGTTTATAGAACACCCAGAACATGTGCAACAGTTTCATGTTGAAAACCTAAAAGCAGATTTATTAAAAGGGCAACGGCATCCGTCTACAGGAAAAACTGCCTTACATACCAGTTGGGTAATGGATAGTATTCTAGATAATTTGTAA
- a CDS encoding TonB-dependent receptor produces MKYFFMFFVCSVMATQIFAQEEKIDSVEGKKISLDEVFVSAIRVNKEIPVTFSNLKKEEYASRNLGQDIPILMNFLPGVVTTSDAGAGVGYTGIRVRGSDNTRVNVTINGIPYNDSESHGTFWVNMPDFASSTESLQLQRGVGTSTNGSGAFGASLNLLTDAVSDEAYAQISSSVGSFKTLRNNVKFSTGLLNDHVEISGRLSRITSDGYVDRASSDLDSYFLQAAYTDDKTQLKALLFGGHEITYQSWNGIDAQTLKENRTYNSAGAYEDENGVERYYDNEVDDYKQNHAQLLWNQKISDNWSTNIAFHFTKGSGFFEQYKQEDKFATYGFEPIIVDGDSINTTDLIRRRWLDNEFYGAVFSANYSKDRLDVILGGGWNSYQGDHFGEIIWARYAGGSQIRDRYYEDDSNKSDFNFYTKANYGLNDKWSLFGDLQYRRVGYLANGEETGLVDDTFHFFNPKAGVVFDLNRNNNFYFSYAVANREPNRNDYESGNPKSEKLNDFELGWRYVSNAFQLNANAYYMRYKDQLVLTGGLNDVGAPLRENVGDSYRAGIELDANIILGEKWQIQPNIAISSNKNLDFYFERDGELQELGNTNIAYSPNVVIGNSIAYSPVKNLRIAALSKYVGEQYMGNIDSENSVLEAYSQTDFNVQYVLDFKSVIKSITLSALVNNIFDEDIVSNGYFYTYDDDSSGSVQTFEGAGYYPQAGINFLFGATVRF; encoded by the coding sequence ATGAAATATTTTTTTATGTTTTTCGTCTGTTCAGTAATGGCGACCCAAATTTTCGCACAAGAAGAAAAAATTGATTCTGTTGAAGGCAAGAAAATAAGCCTAGATGAGGTTTTTGTTTCTGCCATACGAGTCAATAAAGAAATTCCGGTAACTTTTTCCAATCTAAAGAAAGAAGAATACGCGTCACGTAACTTGGGTCAGGATATTCCTATTCTTATGAACTTCTTGCCAGGAGTGGTAACTACCTCAGATGCCGGTGCAGGTGTTGGTTATACGGGCATTCGTGTGCGGGGTAGTGATAATACACGGGTAAATGTTACTATAAACGGTATACCTTATAATGATTCTGAATCCCATGGTACGTTTTGGGTAAACATGCCAGATTTTGCATCCTCTACAGAAAGTTTGCAATTGCAACGTGGTGTGGGTACGTCTACAAATGGTTCTGGTGCTTTTGGTGCTAGTCTTAATTTATTGACGGATGCCGTTTCGGACGAAGCGTATGCTCAAATTTCATCTTCAGTTGGGAGTTTTAAAACCCTTAGAAATAATGTGAAGTTTAGTACAGGATTGCTCAATGACCATGTTGAAATTTCAGGCCGGCTGTCTAGAATAACTTCAGACGGGTATGTGGACAGAGCTTCCTCGGATTTAGACTCGTATTTTCTACAGGCGGCTTACACAGATGATAAAACGCAATTAAAAGCTTTGCTTTTTGGAGGACATGAAATTACTTATCAATCGTGGAACGGAATAGATGCACAAACTTTAAAAGAGAACAGGACGTATAATTCGGCAGGAGCTTATGAGGATGAGAATGGGGTAGAGCGGTATTATGATAATGAGGTAGATGATTATAAGCAGAACCACGCGCAACTTCTGTGGAATCAAAAAATTTCGGATAATTGGAGTACCAACATAGCATTTCACTTTACAAAAGGTAGCGGGTTTTTTGAGCAGTACAAACAAGAGGATAAATTTGCTACCTATGGTTTTGAGCCGATTATAGTAGATGGAGATTCCATAAATACAACTGATTTAATTCGTCGTCGTTGGCTAGATAATGAGTTCTATGGTGCGGTTTTTTCAGCTAATTATAGCAAAGACCGTTTAGATGTTATTTTAGGTGGAGGTTGGAATTCATACCAAGGTGATCACTTTGGGGAAATCATTTGGGCACGCTATGCAGGAGGTAGTCAGATTCGTGATAGGTATTATGAAGACGATTCCAATAAATCGGATTTCAATTTTTATACTAAAGCAAATTACGGACTAAACGATAAGTGGAGTCTCTTTGGAGACCTTCAATACAGGAGAGTAGGCTATCTGGCAAACGGAGAAGAAACAGGGCTTGTAGATGATACGTTTCACTTTTTTAACCCTAAAGCCGGAGTGGTGTTTGATTTAAACCGAAACAACAATTTCTATTTCAGCTATGCAGTTGCCAATCGTGAGCCTAATAGAAACGATTACGAAAGCGGTAACCCAAAATCAGAGAAACTAAATGACTTTGAGTTAGGGTGGCGTTATGTCTCCAATGCTTTTCAGTTGAATGCCAACGCCTATTACATGAGGTACAAAGATCAGTTGGTTTTAACAGGAGGACTTAATGATGTTGGGGCTCCTTTACGTGAAAATGTGGGAGATAGCTATAGAGCAGGTATAGAATTGGATGCTAATATTATTTTGGGCGAAAAGTGGCAAATACAACCTAACATTGCTATCAGTTCAAATAAAAACTTAGACTTTTATTTTGAGCGTGATGGAGAGCTTCAGGAGTTAGGGAATACCAATATTGCATATTCCCCAAATGTGGTTATTGGTAATAGCATTGCTTATTCGCCCGTTAAGAACCTTCGAATAGCTGCATTGTCTAAATATGTAGGCGAGCAATATATGGGTAATATAGATTCAGAAAATTCTGTTTTGGAGGCGTATTCACAGACTGATTTTAATGTGCAGTACGTTCTTGATTTTAAATCGGTTATAAAGAGTATTACTTTGTCCGCTTTGGTAAATAATATTTTTGATGAGGATATTGTTTCAAATGGTTATTTCTATACCTATGATGACGATAGTTCGGGCTCGGTACAGACTTTTGAAGGAGCAGGGTATTATCCGCAAGCGGGAATTAATTTCCTGTTCGGGGCAACGGTTCGGTTTTAA
- a CDS encoding hybrid sensor histidine kinase/response regulator, producing MQYTNMVNASRKSKNKFTLKIVTSYLILALLAAGVGYFIYTEIQTYISTETADVNDEKLLRTSSLMTNLYEAESLSKLALQSNIKSNFDSYALKIDSIQVQIDTLKQLMLGEEQKNLLDSLQVLLSEKVNNNNELRELKIKNNSANSLDKALKEFEKIEESFGKFSAENLFTDFDQLSPKVQNSLRDYAILINKNAPNSDDNTQNAAYVDSILNVSKSMLRRAKLADTRSQRSLAQKEIEVNRNDLELSRQLQNIIAAFEKEIISSSYNTSIIKRETLKRTTRIAGIAALLGFVIVGIFSFLITRDYWKVQTYRVRLEKEKKFSESLLKSREQLISTVSHDLRTPLNTISGYSELLESTELSRKQNGYVKNVKSASEYVGNLVNDLLDFSKLEAGKLKIENVPFIPAHLIQETAENLQALHANKGLKLVLEIAPQLQQTVLGDPFRIRQILTNLMGNAFKFTEEGEIRITATAAKGKDKAISAKIQVSDTGIGIAKEKQHLIFKEFTQADNDTDKKFGGHGLGLTISKKLAELLKGKLTLESKLGSGSTFSLQLPLEVTDAVEKPSKEMPYMAPKLRMLIIDDDTALLHMLRELAESMGITAHTFTNFLSIEKDSHLAYDIVLTDIQMPQVTGFEVLKKLQSGDYKHYNDQPIVAMTGRRDLGPEAYIGVGFSQVLQKPFSKGELIATLKLLGIATQKEEPKEEKTEVAEQEPKLYNLDIIHSFLGTNEDAIQDVLRTFLSDTETNMKLLEETVTAKDYPQVNQVAHRMLPMFRQLKVENCVSILEKMELGTPENFDPDMLLNSLKVLKHHVKELVAELEERLATSPDYNG from the coding sequence GTGCAATACACGAACATGGTAAACGCTTCTAGAAAATCTAAAAATAAGTTCACCTTAAAGATTGTTACCAGCTATCTAATTTTAGCATTGTTGGCAGCAGGTGTTGGCTATTTTATTTATACCGAGATACAAACTTATATTTCTACGGAAACTGCAGATGTCAACGATGAGAAATTGCTTCGTACAAGCTCATTAATGACCAATCTATACGAAGCGGAAAGCCTGTCTAAACTGGCTTTGCAAAGCAACATAAAAAGTAATTTTGATTCTTATGCGCTCAAGATTGATTCTATACAGGTTCAAATTGACACCCTAAAACAATTGATGTTGGGCGAGGAGCAAAAGAATTTATTGGATAGCCTTCAAGTTTTATTGAGCGAAAAAGTAAACAATAACAATGAATTACGGGAACTAAAAATCAAGAACAATTCTGCAAACTCTTTGGACAAAGCCCTCAAAGAATTTGAAAAAATTGAAGAATCATTCGGCAAGTTTTCCGCTGAAAATCTTTTTACAGATTTTGACCAATTATCCCCTAAAGTTCAGAATTCTCTTAGGGACTATGCCATTCTAATCAACAAGAACGCCCCAAATTCTGACGACAACACTCAAAATGCAGCCTATGTAGATTCTATTTTGAACGTTTCAAAATCTATGCTAAGAAGGGCAAAATTGGCAGATACTAGATCACAACGATCCTTAGCGCAGAAAGAAATAGAGGTAAACCGTAATGACCTTGAACTTTCTCGCCAGCTGCAAAATATTATCGCTGCCTTTGAAAAAGAAATTATCTCTAGTAGTTATAATACCAGTATCATTAAACGAGAAACACTAAAAAGAACTACCCGAATTGCCGGTATAGCCGCTCTCTTAGGTTTCGTGATTGTTGGTATATTCTCTTTCCTAATTACTAGGGACTATTGGAAGGTGCAGACCTACAGAGTGCGATTGGAGAAAGAGAAAAAGTTCTCAGAGTCACTATTAAAAAGTAGAGAGCAACTAATTTCAACAGTAAGCCATGACCTCCGTACACCTCTAAATACCATTAGTGGTTATTCTGAACTGCTAGAAAGCACCGAACTCTCTCGGAAACAAAATGGATATGTAAAAAATGTAAAATCAGCTTCGGAGTATGTAGGCAATTTGGTAAATGATTTATTGGACTTCTCAAAACTGGAAGCAGGAAAGCTCAAAATTGAAAACGTGCCTTTTATACCAGCACACCTTATTCAAGAAACCGCTGAGAACCTCCAAGCATTACATGCTAACAAAGGACTAAAGCTAGTTCTGGAAATAGCTCCGCAACTACAACAAACTGTACTGGGAGATCCTTTCAGGATTAGGCAAATACTAACCAACCTTATGGGTAATGCCTTTAAGTTTACTGAGGAAGGTGAAATTAGGATTACCGCCACTGCCGCAAAAGGCAAAGACAAAGCCATTTCTGCTAAAATTCAGGTATCGGATACTGGCATTGGTATCGCCAAAGAAAAACAACATCTAATTTTTAAAGAGTTCACACAAGCGGATAACGATACCGACAAAAAATTTGGAGGGCACGGTTTAGGGCTCACCATCTCCAAAAAACTGGCGGAACTTCTTAAAGGTAAATTAACCCTTGAAAGTAAACTTGGCTCTGGAAGCACATTCTCATTACAGCTACCACTAGAGGTTACAGACGCCGTAGAAAAACCAAGTAAAGAGATGCCCTACATGGCACCAAAGCTGCGCATGCTCATTATAGATGATGATACGGCTCTTTTACACATGTTACGCGAACTGGCGGAAAGTATGGGTATTACCGCACATACCTTTACTAATTTCCTATCCATTGAAAAAGATTCTCATTTAGCATATGACATTGTACTAACAGATATTCAAATGCCGCAAGTGACCGGTTTTGAGGTTCTCAAAAAATTACAATCAGGAGATTACAAGCACTATAACGATCAACCTATAGTGGCTATGACCGGAAGAAGAGACTTAGGCCCGGAAGCTTACATAGGTGTTGGATTTTCTCAGGTATTGCAAAAGCCTTTTTCTAAAGGTGAACTGATTGCAACCCTAAAATTATTAGGCATAGCCACGCAAAAAGAAGAACCAAAAGAAGAAAAAACAGAGGTAGCCGAGCAAGAACCCAAATTGTATAATCTTGATATTATTCATTCCTTTTTAGGTACAAATGAAGACGCGATTCAAGACGTATTACGTACATTTTTAAGTGATACAGAAACTAATATGAAACTTCTTGAAGAAACGGTTACTGCTAAGGATTACCCACAAGTAAACCAAGTTGCTCACCGTATGTTACCCATGTTTAGACAGCTTAAGGTCGAAAACTGTGTATCTATATTAGAAAAAATGGAGCTAGGCACGCCGGAGAATTTTGACCCGGATATGCTACTCAATTCACTAAAAGTCTTGAAACACCATGTTAAAGAACTAGTAGCGGAATTGGAAGAGCGCTTAGCTACAAGTCCAGATTATAATGGTTGA
- a CDS encoding sigma-54-dependent transcriptional regulator: MPNLLIIEDDAAFCQMLQKFLTRHGYEVETSFTAPDAKEKFGKTNFDLILTDLRLPDYDGIQLLTDIKAVSPKTQVVVMTGYAEVGTAVNAMKKGAFDYISKPFTPDEIVMILDNALKVETTTTQVSPDVEQALDGNPEKISTKPVASKTVVSTIVKGVSDASKKLEDYIKLVAPTDMSVLITGESGTGKEVTARAIHNNSKRKDFNFIAVDCGAIPKELATSEFFGHIKGSFTGAVEDKIGNFEAANKGTLFLDEVGNLSYENQIQLLRALQERKIKRVGSTKEIDVDLRIITATNEDLTEAVEKGTFREDLFHRLNEFSIQIPSLEDRFEDLMLFAENFLNKANASLDKSVDGFSAEVWEAFQQYHWPGNLRELQNVVKRAVLLTMGDEVQMDALPREVLQPQEKETTIENFSKSEFEKDRIIKALKKTNFNKSKAAKLLQVTRKTLYNKINHYNLDL, encoded by the coding sequence ATGCCAAACCTTTTAATCATTGAAGATGATGCCGCATTTTGTCAGATGCTCCAAAAGTTTTTGACAAGACACGGTTACGAAGTAGAGACCAGCTTTACTGCGCCAGATGCCAAAGAAAAATTCGGGAAAACCAATTTTGATTTGATATTGACCGACTTACGTTTACCCGATTATGACGGTATACAATTATTGACCGATATAAAAGCGGTAAGCCCCAAGACTCAAGTAGTGGTAATGACGGGTTATGCCGAAGTGGGTACGGCCGTTAATGCAATGAAAAAAGGGGCCTTCGATTATATTTCAAAGCCCTTTACTCCAGATGAAATCGTAATGATTTTAGATAATGCTCTAAAAGTAGAGACAACCACAACCCAAGTAAGTCCGGATGTAGAGCAAGCGTTGGATGGAAATCCAGAGAAAATAAGTACAAAACCAGTTGCCTCAAAAACAGTTGTGAGTACTATAGTTAAAGGCGTTAGTGATGCTTCTAAAAAACTTGAAGATTATATAAAATTAGTAGCCCCTACAGATATGTCAGTTTTAATTACTGGCGAGAGCGGTACGGGTAAAGAAGTGACAGCTAGGGCTATTCATAACAATAGTAAAAGAAAAGACTTCAATTTTATAGCAGTAGACTGCGGTGCAATTCCCAAAGAGCTGGCAACTAGTGAATTCTTTGGGCACATAAAAGGAAGTTTTACAGGCGCTGTAGAAGATAAAATAGGAAATTTTGAAGCCGCTAATAAGGGAACTTTATTTTTGGATGAAGTAGGTAACCTCTCTTATGAGAACCAAATACAATTGCTTCGAGCGCTTCAAGAGCGAAAAATAAAACGTGTAGGTAGTACCAAAGAAATTGATGTGGATTTGCGCATTATTACTGCTACCAATGAAGATTTGACCGAAGCTGTGGAAAAAGGAACTTTTAGAGAAGACCTTTTTCATAGATTGAACGAATTTTCAATCCAAATACCTTCTTTAGAAGATAGATTTGAAGATTTAATGTTGTTTGCTGAGAATTTTTTGAACAAGGCAAATGCTAGTTTGGATAAAAGTGTAGACGGATTTTCAGCTGAGGTTTGGGAGGCTTTTCAGCAGTACCATTGGCCTGGTAACTTAAGAGAATTACAGAACGTGGTAAAACGTGCCGTCTTGCTGACTATGGGAGATGAGGTGCAAATGGATGCCTTGCCAAGAGAGGTACTTCAGCCACAAGAAAAGGAAACTACGATTGAGAACTTTTCCAAATCAGAATTTGAAAAAGACCGAATTATTAAAGCCTTGAAAAAGACGAATTTCAACAAATCAAAAGCGGCAAAACTACTTCAGGTGACAAGAAAAACGCTTTACAATAAAATCAACCATTATAATCTGGACTTGTAG